From one Gossypium hirsutum isolate 1008001.06 chromosome D08, Gossypium_hirsutum_v2.1, whole genome shotgun sequence genomic stretch:
- the LOC107898134 gene encoding probable pectinesterase/pectinesterase inhibitor 21 isoform X1, with protein MSSSDDSERKKRIAIIVVSSFLLVAVVVAVTVGVTIQEEDSDYDDGTTDGNKHAQVTSSKKAIKMICQPTTFKKTCEEQLQHEAGNKTDVKDLIQAAFKAAMKYVEQAQANSTLLRDLEKDEGTRSALDACKILLNSTMSEFNKSLELVDKIEVNTVNKLLGDMKIWLSATISNQQACIDGFEKTKSKTEAGEKMKKFLNITMQLSRNGLAIACELSEQLKQLELAGLFERRRLLQDEDQLPVVGHSDWTSFLERNKEWNRRRLLQDEDQVPVVGHSDWTSFLERNKEWNRRRLLQDEDQLPVVGHSDWTSFLERNKEWNRRRLLQDEDGLPVIGHSDWTSFLERNKEWNRRRLLQDEDGLPVIGHSDWTSFLERNREWNRRRLLQDEDGLPVVGHSDWTSFLERNKDWNRRRMLQEGEDLSVIGHRDIDLEIPAGARRLMSTDLKPDLIVAQDGSGDCKTLNEAKQRIPSGSTKPFVIYVKAGVYAENVDFTSDLTHVALVGDGKEKTKITGNISTGPDGKPTTYFTATVGVDGDHFFAKNIAFENSAGPLKAQAVALRLQSDFGVFYNCSIDGYQDTLYVFSKRQFFRECTISGTIDFVFGDSAAVFQKCKFLVRKPQSGQQNVVTAQKRLDHNQPTAFVIMDSEIIPDAELAPAKNEFPAFLGRPWGKLSRAIIMQTYIDDMVHPEGWTSWDPKEPTNLCQYAEFNNTGPGASTSLRVKWAGVRLLNEAEAINYTPPKFFDVGDAWIKESGVPYTPDLSIGKAEDKGLIPTSPDVPASKPENNGLIPTSPDVPASKPENSGLIPISPDLSASKPENNGVMPISPDLSASKPENNGVMPISPDLSASKPENNGVIPISPDLSASKPENNGVIPISPNLSASKAAHKGEIKLKKHKHKKKKHHGKGKKHRGKGKKKGKKSKKHHGKVELKSIIQA; from the exons ATGTCGAGCTCGGATGACTCTGAGAGGAAGAAGCGGATCGCTATAATCGTGGTCTCCTCTTTCCTCTTGGTGGCCGTAGTGGTGGCGGTGACAGTCGGGGTTACCATCCAAGAAGAGGACAGCGACTACGACGACGGAACCACAGATGGGAATAAACACGCTCAGGTTACTTCCTCCAAGAAGGCTATCAAAATGATTTGTCAACCAACCACTTTCAAGAAAACATGTGAAGAGCAGCTCCAACATGAAGCTGGGAACAAGACCGATGTTAAAGACCTGATTCAAGCGGCGTTTAAGGCGGCCATGAAGTACGTGGAGCAAGCTCAGGCGAATTCCACCCTTTTGAGGGATCTGGAGAAAGATGAAGGGACTAGAAGTGCTTTAGATGCCTGCAAGATTTTGTTGAATTCTACCATGAGCGAATTTAACAAGTCACTTGAACTTGTTGACAAGATAGAAGTTAATACGGTGAATAAATTGTTGGGTGATATGAAGATTTGGTTGAGTGCTACCATTAGTAACCAACAAGCTTGTATAGATGGGTTCGAAAAAACCAAATCAAAAACGGAAGCTGGGGAGAAAATGAAGAAGTTCTTGAACATCACGATGCAACTCAGTAGGAATGGTCTTGCCATCGCCTGTGAGTTATCGGAGCAACTTAAACAGTTGGAGCTTGCCGGACTGTTTGAACGTCGCCGTCTTCTCCAAGATGAAGATCAACTTCCGGTTGTCGGCCATTCTGATTGGACTTCTTTTTTAGAACGAAACAAGGAATGGAATCGTCGCCGTCTTCTCCAAGACGAAGATCAAGTTCCGGTTGTCGGCCATTCTGATTGGACTTCTTTTTTAGAACGAAACAAGGAATGGAATCGTCGCCGTCTTCTCCAAGACGAAGATCAACTTCCGGTTGTCGGCCATTCTGATTGGACTTCTTTTTTAGAACGAAACAAGGAATGGAATCGTCGCCGTCTTCTCCAAGACGAAGATGGACTTCCGGTTATTGGCCATTCCGACTGGACATCCTTTTTAGAACGAAACAAGGAATGGAATCGTCGCCGTCTTCTCCAAGACGAAGATGGACTTCCGGTTATTGGCCATTCCGACTGGACATCCTTTTTAGAACGAAACAGGGAATGGAATCGTCGCCGTCTTCTCCAAGACGAAGATGGACTTCCGGTTGTCGGCCATTCCGATTGGACATCATTTTTAGAACGGAACAAGGATTGGAACCGCCGCCGGATGCTCCAAGAAGGCGAAGACCTCTCCGTTATTGGGCATAGGGACATTGATCTCGAAATTCCAGCAGGAGCTAGGAGATTGATGTCGACTGATTTGAAGCCTGATCTTATTGTGGCCCAGGACGGTAGTGGAGACTGCAAAACCCTTAATGAAGCCAAACAAAGAATCCCCTCCGGATCCACCAAGCCTTTCGTCATTTATGTCAAGGCCGGAGTTTACGCTGAGAATGTTGATTTCACCTCCGATTTGACCCATGTTGCGCTGGTTGGAGATGGCAAAGAAAAAACCAAAATCACCGGTAATATCAGTACCGGTCCTGATGGAAAACCCACTACCTACTTCACTGCTACCGTcg GTGTCGATGGAGACCACTTTTTTGCCAAGAACATTGCGTTCGAGAACTCGGCCGGGCCATTGAAAGCACAAGCGGTGGCGTTAAGGTTACAGTCAGATTTTGGAGTGTTCTACAACTGCTCGATAGATGGTTACCAAGACACACTTTACGTATTCAGCAAACGCCAATTCTTCCGTGAATGCACCATCTCTGGAACAATCGATTTCGTATTCGGCGATTCGGCGGCGGTCTTCCAAAAATGCAAATTCCTTGTCCGGAAGCCACAATCAGGACAACAAAACGTTGTTACGGCACAAAAAAGATTGGACCATAATCAGCCCACAGCTTTTGTGATCATGGACAGTGAAATCATCCCAGATGCTGAGCTTGCACCAGCGAAGAACGAATTCCCAGCATTCCTTGGTCGTCCATGGGGTAAGCTATCCAGAGCTATCATCATGCAAACTTACATTGACGATATGGTACACCCCGAAGGTTGGACTAGTTGGGATCCCAAAGAACCGACAAATCTTTGCCAATACGCCGAGTTCAATAACACTGGCCCTGGTGCTTCCACTTCCCTTCGTGTTAAATGGGCCGGAGTTAGGTTGCTTAACGAGGCAGAGGCCATTAACTACACTCCACCCAAGTTCTTCGACGTCGGCGATGCCTGGATTAAGGAGTCCGGAGTCCCTTACACCCCAGATCTCTCCATTGGTAAAGCTGAAGACAAAGGGTTGATCCCTACGTCCCCAGATGTTCCCGCTAGTAAACCCGAAAACAATGGGTTGATCCCTACCTCCCCAGATGTTCCCGCTAGTAAACCCGAAAACAGTGGGTTGATCCCTATCTCCCCAGATCTTTCCGCTAGTAAACCTGAAAATAATGGGGTGATGCCTATCTCCCCAGATCTTTCCGCTAGTAAACCTGAAAATAATGGGGTGATGCCTATCTCCCCAGATCTTTCCGCTAGTAAACCTGAAAATAATGGGGTGATCCCTATCTCCCCAGATCTTTCGGCTAGTAAACCTGAAAATAATGGGGTGATCCCTATCTCCCCAAATCTTTCCGCTAGTAAAGCCGCACACAAAGGGGAGATAAAGCTGAAGAAACATAAACACAAGAAAAAGAAGCACCATGGAAAAGGGAAGAAGCACCGTGGGAAAGGGAAGAAGAAAGGGAAGAAATCCAAGAAGCACCATGGAAAAGTTGAGTTGAAATCAATAATCCAGGCTTAA
- the LOC107898134 gene encoding probable pectinesterase/pectinesterase inhibitor 21 isoform X3, with protein sequence MSSSDDSERKKRIAIIVVSSFLLVAVVVAVTVGVTIQEEDSDYDDGTTDGNKHAQVTSSKKAIKMICQPTTFKKTCEEQLQHEAGNKTDVKDLIQAAFKAAMKYVEQAQANSTLLRDLEKDEGTRSALDACKILLNSTMSEFNKSLELVDKIEVNTVNKLLGDMKIWLSATISNQQACIDGFEKTKSKTEAGEKMKKFLNITMQLSRNGLAIACELSEQLKQLELAGLFERRRLLQDEDQLPVVGHSDWTSFLERNKEWNRRRLLQDEDGLPVIGHSDWTSFLERNKEWNRRRLLQDEDGLPVIGHSDWTSFLERNREWNRRRLLQDEDGLPVVGHSDWTSFLERNKDWNRRRMLQEGEDLSVIGHRDIDLEIPAGARRLMSTDLKPDLIVAQDGSGDCKTLNEAKQRIPSGSTKPFVIYVKAGVYAENVDFTSDLTHVALVGDGKEKTKITGNISTGPDGKPTTYFTATVGVDGDHFFAKNIAFENSAGPLKAQAVALRLQSDFGVFYNCSIDGYQDTLYVFSKRQFFRECTISGTIDFVFGDSAAVFQKCKFLVRKPQSGQQNVVTAQKRLDHNQPTAFVIMDSEIIPDAELAPAKNEFPAFLGRPWGKLSRAIIMQTYIDDMVHPEGWTSWDPKEPTNLCQYAEFNNTGPGASTSLRVKWAGVRLLNEAEAINYTPPKFFDVGDAWIKESGVPYTPDLSIGKAEDKGLIPTSPDVPASKPENNGLIPTSPDVPASKPENSGLIPISPDLSASKPENNGVMPISPDLSASKPENNGVMPISPDLSASKPENNGVIPISPDLSASKPENNGVIPISPNLSASKAAHKGEIKLKKHKHKKKKHHGKGKKHRGKGKKKGKKSKKHHGKVELKSIIQA encoded by the exons ATGTCGAGCTCGGATGACTCTGAGAGGAAGAAGCGGATCGCTATAATCGTGGTCTCCTCTTTCCTCTTGGTGGCCGTAGTGGTGGCGGTGACAGTCGGGGTTACCATCCAAGAAGAGGACAGCGACTACGACGACGGAACCACAGATGGGAATAAACACGCTCAGGTTACTTCCTCCAAGAAGGCTATCAAAATGATTTGTCAACCAACCACTTTCAAGAAAACATGTGAAGAGCAGCTCCAACATGAAGCTGGGAACAAGACCGATGTTAAAGACCTGATTCAAGCGGCGTTTAAGGCGGCCATGAAGTACGTGGAGCAAGCTCAGGCGAATTCCACCCTTTTGAGGGATCTGGAGAAAGATGAAGGGACTAGAAGTGCTTTAGATGCCTGCAAGATTTTGTTGAATTCTACCATGAGCGAATTTAACAAGTCACTTGAACTTGTTGACAAGATAGAAGTTAATACGGTGAATAAATTGTTGGGTGATATGAAGATTTGGTTGAGTGCTACCATTAGTAACCAACAAGCTTGTATAGATGGGTTCGAAAAAACCAAATCAAAAACGGAAGCTGGGGAGAAAATGAAGAAGTTCTTGAACATCACGATGCAACTCAGTAGGAATGGTCTTGCCATCGCCTGTGAGTTATCGGAGCAACTTAAACAGTTGGAGCTTGCCGGACTGTTTGAACGTCGCCGTCTTCTCCAAGATGAAG ATCAACTTCCGGTTGTCGGCCATTCTGATTGGACTTCTTTTTTAGAACGAAACAAGGAATGGAATCGTCGCCGTCTTCTCCAAGACGAAGATGGACTTCCGGTTATTGGCCATTCCGACTGGACATCCTTTTTAGAACGAAACAAGGAATGGAATCGTCGCCGTCTTCTCCAAGACGAAGATGGACTTCCGGTTATTGGCCATTCCGACTGGACATCCTTTTTAGAACGAAACAGGGAATGGAATCGTCGCCGTCTTCTCCAAGACGAAGATGGACTTCCGGTTGTCGGCCATTCCGATTGGACATCATTTTTAGAACGGAACAAGGATTGGAACCGCCGCCGGATGCTCCAAGAAGGCGAAGACCTCTCCGTTATTGGGCATAGGGACATTGATCTCGAAATTCCAGCAGGAGCTAGGAGATTGATGTCGACTGATTTGAAGCCTGATCTTATTGTGGCCCAGGACGGTAGTGGAGACTGCAAAACCCTTAATGAAGCCAAACAAAGAATCCCCTCCGGATCCACCAAGCCTTTCGTCATTTATGTCAAGGCCGGAGTTTACGCTGAGAATGTTGATTTCACCTCCGATTTGACCCATGTTGCGCTGGTTGGAGATGGCAAAGAAAAAACCAAAATCACCGGTAATATCAGTACCGGTCCTGATGGAAAACCCACTACCTACTTCACTGCTACCGTcg GTGTCGATGGAGACCACTTTTTTGCCAAGAACATTGCGTTCGAGAACTCGGCCGGGCCATTGAAAGCACAAGCGGTGGCGTTAAGGTTACAGTCAGATTTTGGAGTGTTCTACAACTGCTCGATAGATGGTTACCAAGACACACTTTACGTATTCAGCAAACGCCAATTCTTCCGTGAATGCACCATCTCTGGAACAATCGATTTCGTATTCGGCGATTCGGCGGCGGTCTTCCAAAAATGCAAATTCCTTGTCCGGAAGCCACAATCAGGACAACAAAACGTTGTTACGGCACAAAAAAGATTGGACCATAATCAGCCCACAGCTTTTGTGATCATGGACAGTGAAATCATCCCAGATGCTGAGCTTGCACCAGCGAAGAACGAATTCCCAGCATTCCTTGGTCGTCCATGGGGTAAGCTATCCAGAGCTATCATCATGCAAACTTACATTGACGATATGGTACACCCCGAAGGTTGGACTAGTTGGGATCCCAAAGAACCGACAAATCTTTGCCAATACGCCGAGTTCAATAACACTGGCCCTGGTGCTTCCACTTCCCTTCGTGTTAAATGGGCCGGAGTTAGGTTGCTTAACGAGGCAGAGGCCATTAACTACACTCCACCCAAGTTCTTCGACGTCGGCGATGCCTGGATTAAGGAGTCCGGAGTCCCTTACACCCCAGATCTCTCCATTGGTAAAGCTGAAGACAAAGGGTTGATCCCTACGTCCCCAGATGTTCCCGCTAGTAAACCCGAAAACAATGGGTTGATCCCTACCTCCCCAGATGTTCCCGCTAGTAAACCCGAAAACAGTGGGTTGATCCCTATCTCCCCAGATCTTTCCGCTAGTAAACCTGAAAATAATGGGGTGATGCCTATCTCCCCAGATCTTTCCGCTAGTAAACCTGAAAATAATGGGGTGATGCCTATCTCCCCAGATCTTTCCGCTAGTAAACCTGAAAATAATGGGGTGATCCCTATCTCCCCAGATCTTTCGGCTAGTAAACCTGAAAATAATGGGGTGATCCCTATCTCCCCAAATCTTTCCGCTAGTAAAGCCGCACACAAAGGGGAGATAAAGCTGAAGAAACATAAACACAAGAAAAAGAAGCACCATGGAAAAGGGAAGAAGCACCGTGGGAAAGGGAAGAAGAAAGGGAAGAAATCCAAGAAGCACCATGGAAAAGTTGAGTTGAAATCAATAATCCAGGCTTAA
- the LOC107898134 gene encoding probable pectinesterase/pectinesterase inhibitor 21 isoform X2, with product MSSSDDSERKKRIAIIVVSSFLLVAVVVAVTVGVTIQEEDSDYDDGTTDGNKHAQVTSSKKAIKMICQPTTFKKTCEEQLQHEAGNKTDVKDLIQAAFKAAMKYVEQAQANSTLLRDLEKDEGTRSALDACKILLNSTMSEFNKSLELVDKIEVNTVNKLLGDMKIWLSATISNQQACIDGFEKTKSKTEAGEKMKKFLNITMQLSRNGLAIACELSEQLKQLELAGLFERRRLLQDEDQLPVVGHSDWTSFLERNKEWNRRRLLQDEDGLPVIGHSDWTSFLERNKEWNRRRLLQDEDGLPVIGHSDWTSFLERNREWNRRRLLQDEDGLPVVGHSDWTSFLERNKDWNRRRMLQEGEDLSVIGHRDIDLEIPAGARRLMSTDLKPDLIVAQDGSGDCKTLNEAKQRIPSGSTKPFVIYVKAGVYAENVDFTSDLTHVALVGDGKEKTKITGNISTGPDGKPTTYFTATVGVDGDHFFAKNIAFENSAGPLKAQAVALRLQSDFGVFYNCSIDGYQDTLYVFSKRQFFRECTISGTIDFVFGDSAAVFQKCKFLVRKPQSGQQNVVTAQKRLDHNQPTAFVIMDSEIIPDAELAPAKNEFPAFLGRPWGKLSRAIIMQTYIDDMVHPEGWTSWDPKEPTNLCQYAEFNNTGPGASTSLRVKWAGVRLLNEAEAINYTPPKFFDVGDAWIKESGVPYTPDLSIGKAEDKGLIPTSPDVPASKPENNGLIPTSPDVPASKPENSGLIPISPDLSASKPENNGVMPISPDLSASKPENNGVMPISPDLSASKPENNGVIPISPDLSASKPENNGVIPISPNLSASKAAHKGEIKLKKHKHKKKKHHGKGKKHRGKGKKKGKKSKKHHGKVELKSIIQA from the exons ATGTCGAGCTCGGATGACTCTGAGAGGAAGAAGCGGATCGCTATAATCGTGGTCTCCTCTTTCCTCTTGGTGGCCGTAGTGGTGGCGGTGACAGTCGGGGTTACCATCCAAGAAGAGGACAGCGACTACGACGACGGAACCACAGATGGGAATAAACACGCTCAGGTTACTTCCTCCAAGAAGGCTATCAAAATGATTTGTCAACCAACCACTTTCAAGAAAACATGTGAAGAGCAGCTCCAACATGAAGCTGGGAACAAGACCGATGTTAAAGACCTGATTCAAGCGGCGTTTAAGGCGGCCATGAAGTACGTGGAGCAAGCTCAGGCGAATTCCACCCTTTTGAGGGATCTGGAGAAAGATGAAGGGACTAGAAGTGCTTTAGATGCCTGCAAGATTTTGTTGAATTCTACCATGAGCGAATTTAACAAGTCACTTGAACTTGTTGACAAGATAGAAGTTAATACGGTGAATAAATTGTTGGGTGATATGAAGATTTGGTTGAGTGCTACCATTAGTAACCAACAAGCTTGTATAGATGGGTTCGAAAAAACCAAATCAAAAACGGAAGCTGGGGAGAAAATGAAGAAGTTCTTGAACATCACGATGCAACTCAGTAGGAATGGTCTTGCCATCGCCTGTGAGTTATCGGAGCAACTTAAACAGTTGGAGCTTGCCGGACTGTTTGAACGTCGCCGTCTTCTCCAAG ACGAAGATCAACTTCCGGTTGTCGGCCATTCTGATTGGACTTCTTTTTTAGAACGAAACAAGGAATGGAATCGTCGCCGTCTTCTCCAAGACGAAGATGGACTTCCGGTTATTGGCCATTCCGACTGGACATCCTTTTTAGAACGAAACAAGGAATGGAATCGTCGCCGTCTTCTCCAAGACGAAGATGGACTTCCGGTTATTGGCCATTCCGACTGGACATCCTTTTTAGAACGAAACAGGGAATGGAATCGTCGCCGTCTTCTCCAAGACGAAGATGGACTTCCGGTTGTCGGCCATTCCGATTGGACATCATTTTTAGAACGGAACAAGGATTGGAACCGCCGCCGGATGCTCCAAGAAGGCGAAGACCTCTCCGTTATTGGGCATAGGGACATTGATCTCGAAATTCCAGCAGGAGCTAGGAGATTGATGTCGACTGATTTGAAGCCTGATCTTATTGTGGCCCAGGACGGTAGTGGAGACTGCAAAACCCTTAATGAAGCCAAACAAAGAATCCCCTCCGGATCCACCAAGCCTTTCGTCATTTATGTCAAGGCCGGAGTTTACGCTGAGAATGTTGATTTCACCTCCGATTTGACCCATGTTGCGCTGGTTGGAGATGGCAAAGAAAAAACCAAAATCACCGGTAATATCAGTACCGGTCCTGATGGAAAACCCACTACCTACTTCACTGCTACCGTcg GTGTCGATGGAGACCACTTTTTTGCCAAGAACATTGCGTTCGAGAACTCGGCCGGGCCATTGAAAGCACAAGCGGTGGCGTTAAGGTTACAGTCAGATTTTGGAGTGTTCTACAACTGCTCGATAGATGGTTACCAAGACACACTTTACGTATTCAGCAAACGCCAATTCTTCCGTGAATGCACCATCTCTGGAACAATCGATTTCGTATTCGGCGATTCGGCGGCGGTCTTCCAAAAATGCAAATTCCTTGTCCGGAAGCCACAATCAGGACAACAAAACGTTGTTACGGCACAAAAAAGATTGGACCATAATCAGCCCACAGCTTTTGTGATCATGGACAGTGAAATCATCCCAGATGCTGAGCTTGCACCAGCGAAGAACGAATTCCCAGCATTCCTTGGTCGTCCATGGGGTAAGCTATCCAGAGCTATCATCATGCAAACTTACATTGACGATATGGTACACCCCGAAGGTTGGACTAGTTGGGATCCCAAAGAACCGACAAATCTTTGCCAATACGCCGAGTTCAATAACACTGGCCCTGGTGCTTCCACTTCCCTTCGTGTTAAATGGGCCGGAGTTAGGTTGCTTAACGAGGCAGAGGCCATTAACTACACTCCACCCAAGTTCTTCGACGTCGGCGATGCCTGGATTAAGGAGTCCGGAGTCCCTTACACCCCAGATCTCTCCATTGGTAAAGCTGAAGACAAAGGGTTGATCCCTACGTCCCCAGATGTTCCCGCTAGTAAACCCGAAAACAATGGGTTGATCCCTACCTCCCCAGATGTTCCCGCTAGTAAACCCGAAAACAGTGGGTTGATCCCTATCTCCCCAGATCTTTCCGCTAGTAAACCTGAAAATAATGGGGTGATGCCTATCTCCCCAGATCTTTCCGCTAGTAAACCTGAAAATAATGGGGTGATGCCTATCTCCCCAGATCTTTCCGCTAGTAAACCTGAAAATAATGGGGTGATCCCTATCTCCCCAGATCTTTCGGCTAGTAAACCTGAAAATAATGGGGTGATCCCTATCTCCCCAAATCTTTCCGCTAGTAAAGCCGCACACAAAGGGGAGATAAAGCTGAAGAAACATAAACACAAGAAAAAGAAGCACCATGGAAAAGGGAAGAAGCACCGTGGGAAAGGGAAGAAGAAAGGGAAGAAATCCAAGAAGCACCATGGAAAAGTTGAGTTGAAATCAATAATCCAGGCTTAA